One Cellulomonas taurus genomic region harbors:
- a CDS encoding S-ribosylhomocysteine lyase → MNVESFNLDHRTVAAPYIRLADKKVLPAGDVISKFDVRFTQPNKAHLEMPVVHSLEHMFAEHSRNHSDRVIDFSPMGCQTGFYLILQGEWAQEEVQELVAATLTDITTATEVPAANEVQCGWGANHTLTGAQEAATTFLAHRDEWSQVTA, encoded by the coding sequence ATGAACGTCGAGTCGTTCAACCTGGACCACCGCACCGTCGCCGCGCCGTACATCCGGCTCGCGGACAAGAAGGTGCTGCCCGCCGGTGACGTGATCAGCAAGTTCGACGTGCGCTTCACCCAGCCGAACAAGGCCCACCTGGAGATGCCGGTGGTGCACTCGCTGGAGCACATGTTCGCGGAGCACTCCCGCAACCACTCCGACCGGGTGATCGACTTCTCCCCGATGGGCTGCCAGACCGGCTTCTACCTGATCCTGCAGGGCGAGTGGGCGCAGGAGGAAGTGCAGGAGCTCGTCGCCGCCACCCTCACCGACATCACCACCGCCACCGAGGTGCCCGCCGCCAACGAGGTGCAGTGCGGCTGGGGCGCCAACCACACCCTGACCGGCGCGCAGGAGGCGGCGACGACCTTCCTCGCCCACCGCGACGAGTGGAGCCAGGTCACCGCATGA
- the mtnN gene encoding 5'-methylthioadenosine/S-adenosylhomocysteine nucleosidase produces the protein MSLTHVRAVIAVAMPDEAAPFLERADHIAEPVTVGGAEHHEIELSGQPVLLVRGGIGLANAASAASAALVLVSAAGGQPAALISAGSAGGVQAGVHVGEVVVGTEHLYTGADARAFGYALGQVPGMPPVYTGDPELRRAALAAEVGDLTLRAGLMLSGDQFVDAQLVGPVREQFPSGLSTDMETTALAQVAHVYGVPFLAVRGISDLCGPAGADDFLTHVDDAAERSATVVAGLLARLS, from the coding sequence ATGAGCCTGACGCATGTGCGCGCGGTGATCGCCGTCGCGATGCCGGACGAGGCGGCGCCGTTCCTGGAGCGGGCGGACCACATCGCCGAGCCGGTGACCGTGGGTGGTGCCGAGCACCACGAGATCGAGCTGTCCGGGCAGCCGGTGCTGCTGGTACGCGGCGGGATCGGACTGGCCAACGCCGCCTCCGCCGCCTCGGCCGCCCTGGTCCTGGTCAGCGCTGCCGGTGGGCAGCCCGCCGCCCTGATCTCCGCCGGGTCCGCCGGCGGCGTGCAGGCCGGGGTGCACGTCGGCGAGGTCGTGGTCGGCACGGAGCACCTGTACACCGGCGCCGACGCCCGGGCGTTCGGCTACGCGCTGGGCCAGGTGCCGGGGATGCCGCCGGTGTACACCGGTGACCCCGAGCTGCGCCGGGCGGCCCTGGCCGCCGAGGTGGGCGACCTGACGCTGCGGGCCGGGCTGATGCTCTCCGGCGACCAGTTCGTCGACGCGCAGCTGGTCGGCCCGGTGCGGGAGCAGTTCCCCTCCGGTCTGTCCACCGACATGGAGACCACCGCCCTGGCCCAGGTGGCGCACGTCTACGGCGTGCCGTTCCTGGCGGTCCGGGGCATCTCCGACCTGTGCGGCCCGGCCGGCGCCGACGACTTCCTGACCCATGTGGACGACGCCGCGGAGCGGTCGGCCACCGTGGTCGCCGGGCTGCTGGCCCGACTGTCCTGA
- a CDS encoding glycoside hydrolase family 35 protein: MNSRFEIGEQDFLLDGKPFQVISGALHYFRVHPDQWADRIRKARLMGLNTIETYVAWNFHAPRPGVFDLTGQRDLGRFLDLVAAEGMYAIVRPGPYICAEWTGGGLPGWLLADPEVGVRRHEPRYLAAIAEYYDQHLPLVAARQIDHGGPVIAVQVENEYGAYGEDAEYLRALIKLVRGHEITVPLLSCDQADDAMQERGSLPELHRTVTFGSRATEKLALLRRHQPTGPLMCMEFWNGWFDSWGQHHHVAPPETNAQDLDDLLAQGASVNLYMFHGGTNFGLTNGANDKGTYLPITTSYDYDAPLAEHGAPTAKYHAMRSVIARYAPVPEELPADPEPAPEFAVTLSTGLSLLDAIDAGLLGDTRHWDRLPTMDDAEQWDGLIAYRTTITAQDAVLTVGEARDRAVVLLDGEPVGVLSRTTHDTTVSLPRRAGELTVLVEDQGRVNYGQRIGEAKGLIGGARTAVRELTDWDTVSLALDPLGSELLSALDRGARLDPSAPVSGPVLVAGSFDTVAGADHFLRTDGWGKGLVWVNGFLLGRYWSASPTGTLYVPGPLLRERDNRIVILDLHGAARPRVGFVAGPDLGPSEE; encoded by the coding sequence ATGAACAGCAGGTTCGAGATCGGCGAGCAGGACTTCCTGCTGGACGGGAAGCCGTTCCAGGTCATCTCCGGGGCGCTGCACTACTTCCGGGTCCACCCGGACCAGTGGGCGGACCGGATCCGCAAGGCCCGGCTGATGGGGTTGAACACCATCGAGACCTACGTGGCGTGGAACTTCCACGCCCCGAGGCCCGGGGTGTTCGACCTCACCGGGCAGCGGGACCTGGGCCGGTTCCTGGACCTGGTCGCCGCCGAGGGGATGTACGCCATCGTCCGGCCCGGCCCGTACATCTGTGCGGAGTGGACCGGCGGCGGACTGCCCGGGTGGCTGCTGGCCGATCCCGAGGTCGGGGTGCGCCGGCACGAGCCGCGCTACCTCGCCGCGATCGCGGAGTACTACGACCAGCACCTGCCACTGGTGGCCGCCCGGCAGATCGACCACGGTGGGCCGGTCATCGCCGTGCAGGTGGAGAACGAGTACGGCGCCTACGGCGAGGACGCGGAGTACCTGCGCGCCCTGATCAAGCTGGTCCGCGGCCACGAGATCACCGTGCCGTTGCTCAGCTGCGACCAGGCCGACGATGCGATGCAGGAGCGGGGCTCACTGCCCGAGCTGCACCGCACCGTCACCTTCGGTTCCCGGGCCACGGAGAAGCTGGCACTGCTGCGGCGGCACCAGCCCACCGGGCCGCTGATGTGCATGGAGTTCTGGAACGGCTGGTTCGACTCCTGGGGGCAGCACCACCACGTCGCCCCGCCGGAGACGAACGCGCAGGACCTGGACGATCTGCTCGCCCAGGGCGCGTCGGTGAACCTGTACATGTTCCACGGTGGGACCAACTTCGGTCTGACCAACGGGGCGAACGACAAGGGCACCTACCTGCCGATCACGACCAGCTACGACTACGACGCGCCGCTGGCCGAACACGGTGCGCCGACCGCGAAGTACCACGCCATGCGGTCGGTGATCGCCCGGTACGCCCCGGTGCCGGAGGAACTGCCCGCCGACCCGGAACCGGCGCCGGAGTTCGCGGTCACGCTGTCGACCGGGCTGTCGTTGCTGGACGCGATCGACGCCGGTCTGCTCGGCGACACCCGGCACTGGGACCGGCTGCCGACGATGGACGACGCCGAGCAGTGGGACGGCCTGATCGCCTACCGCACCACGATCACCGCACAGGACGCGGTGCTCACGGTGGGGGAGGCACGGGATCGGGCGGTGGTGCTGCTGGACGGCGAACCGGTCGGCGTGCTGTCCCGCACCACGCACGACACCACGGTGTCGCTGCCGCGCCGGGCCGGTGAGCTGACGGTGCTGGTCGAGGACCAGGGCCGGGTCAATTACGGGCAGCGGATCGGTGAGGCCAAGGGGCTGATCGGCGGTGCCCGGACCGCGGTCCGGGAGCTGACCGACTGGGACACGGTGTCCCTGGCCCTCGACCCGCTGGGGTCGGAGCTGCTGTCCGCCCTCGACCGCGGTGCCCGGCTCGACCCGTCCGCACCGGTGTCCGGTCCGGTGCTGGTCGCGGGCAGCTTCGACACCGTGGCGGGTGCCGATCACTTCCTGCGCACCGACGGCTGGGGCAAGGGACTGGTCTGGGTGAACGGCTTCCTGCTCGGCCGGTACTGGTCGGCCTCACCCACCGGGACGCTGTACGTGCCCGGTCCGTTGCTCCGGGAGCGCGACAACCGGATCGTGATCCTGGACCTGCACGGTGCCGCGCGGCCACGGGTCGGCTTCGTCGCCGGACCGGATCTGGGCCCGAGCGAGGAGTGA
- a CDS encoding ABC transporter substrate-binding protein — MSHRTLWRTAAVVGALALGLTACSSGSDSGGDSTDAAADGGKLTVWAWDNTVEPIAEQYMKENPDVTIDVVNAGTGNDQYTALQNAVAAGSGVPDIAQIEYYALPQFALGGALADLSDLGASDLDGTFSPGPWNAVQSGDGIYGLPADSGPMAMFYNTTVFEKYGIEIPTTWDEYVAAAKALHAADPNVYITNDTGDAGFTTSMIWQAGGKPYSVKGTDVTVDFTDEGSAKFAGLWQQLIDDDLLAPISSWSDEWYQGLGNGTIATLTIGAWMPGNLESGVAQAAGQWRVAPMPQWEAGQSATAENGGSGLSVTEASANKELAYDFLHYATVGDGVATRIEMGGFPATTADLQSDEFLNKEFDYFGGQKINEVLSQSAEDVVEGWQYLPYQVYANSIFNDTVGQAYVSGTTLTEGLADWQQKTISYGNEQGFTVK, encoded by the coding sequence ATGTCTCATCGCACCCTCTGGCGCACTGCCGCCGTGGTCGGGGCCCTCGCCCTGGGCCTGACCGCCTGCTCGTCCGGCTCCGACTCCGGCGGTGACTCCACCGACGCCGCCGCCGACGGCGGGAAGCTCACCGTCTGGGCCTGGGACAACACGGTCGAGCCGATCGCCGAGCAGTACATGAAGGAGAACCCGGACGTCACCATCGACGTGGTGAACGCCGGCACCGGCAACGACCAGTACACCGCGCTGCAGAACGCCGTCGCCGCGGGATCCGGGGTGCCGGACATCGCGCAGATCGAGTACTACGCGCTGCCGCAGTTCGCCCTCGGCGGTGCGCTGGCCGACCTGTCCGACCTGGGCGCCTCCGACCTGGACGGCACCTTCAGCCCCGGACCGTGGAACGCCGTGCAGTCCGGCGACGGGATCTACGGCCTGCCCGCCGACTCCGGCCCGATGGCGATGTTCTACAACACCACCGTCTTCGAGAAGTACGGCATCGAGATCCCGACCACCTGGGACGAGTACGTCGCCGCGGCGAAGGCCCTGCACGCCGCCGACCCGAACGTCTACATCACCAACGACACCGGTGACGCCGGCTTCACCACCAGCATGATCTGGCAGGCCGGCGGCAAGCCGTACAGCGTGAAGGGCACCGACGTCACCGTCGACTTCACCGACGAGGGCTCCGCGAAGTTCGCCGGGCTGTGGCAGCAGCTGATCGACGACGACCTGCTGGCCCCGATCAGCTCCTGGTCCGACGAGTGGTACCAGGGCCTGGGCAACGGCACCATCGCCACCCTGACCATCGGCGCCTGGATGCCGGGCAACCTGGAGTCCGGTGTCGCGCAGGCCGCGGGGCAGTGGCGGGTCGCCCCGATGCCGCAGTGGGAGGCGGGGCAGTCGGCCACCGCGGAGAACGGCGGCTCCGGTCTGTCGGTCACCGAGGCATCGGCGAACAAGGAGCTCGCCTACGACTTCCTGCACTACGCCACCGTCGGTGACGGCGTCGCCACCCGGATCGAGATGGGCGGATTCCCGGCGACCACCGCTGACCTGCAGTCCGACGAGTTCCTGAACAAGGAGTTCGACTACTTCGGCGGGCAGAAGATCAACGAGGTCCTCTCCCAGTCGGCGGAGGACGTCGTGGAGGGCTGGCAGTACCTGCCCTACCAGGTCTACGCCAACAGCATCTTCAACGACACCGTGGGCCAGGCGTACGTCTCCGGCACCACGCTGACCGAGGGACTGGCCGACTGGCAGCAGAAGACGATCAGCTACGGCAACGAGCAGGGCTTCACGGTCAAGTGA
- a CDS encoding carbohydrate ABC transporter permease: MSATALRTRTPRADKPRTRRSPLLTVLTSIVLLYSLVPLAWLLINATKTQNSLFDSFGLWFSGDFALFSNIADTLTYQDGIFVRWLLNTILYVVVGAGGATLLAVLGGYGLAKFRFPGKKAVFAIVIGAVAVPGTALAVPTFLMFSKMGITNTPWSVIIPSLISPFGLYLMWTFAAEAIPTELMEAARVDGASELRTFGQISLPLLGPGIVTVLLFTMVATWNNYFLPLIMLKNPDWYPLTLGLNAWNAQAATAGGQAIFNLVITGALLTILPLVVAFLLLQRYWQSGLAAGSVKE; encoded by the coding sequence ATGTCCGCCACCGCCCTGCGCACCCGCACCCCGAGGGCCGACAAGCCCCGCACCCGACGCAGCCCGTTGCTCACCGTGCTGACCAGCATCGTGCTGCTCTACAGCCTGGTGCCCCTGGCCTGGCTGCTGATCAACGCGACCAAGACCCAGAACTCGCTCTTCGACTCCTTCGGCCTGTGGTTCAGCGGCGACTTCGCGCTGTTCAGCAACATCGCCGACACGCTCACCTACCAGGACGGCATCTTCGTCCGCTGGCTGCTGAACACGATCCTGTACGTGGTGGTCGGCGCCGGGGGAGCGACGCTGCTGGCGGTGCTCGGCGGTTACGGCCTGGCCAAGTTCCGGTTCCCGGGCAAGAAGGCCGTGTTCGCCATCGTGATCGGCGCGGTGGCCGTGCCGGGCACCGCGCTGGCCGTCCCGACCTTCCTGATGTTCAGCAAGATGGGCATCACCAACACGCCCTGGTCGGTCATCATCCCGTCCCTGATCTCCCCGTTCGGGCTGTACCTGATGTGGACCTTCGCCGCCGAGGCGATCCCGACCGAGCTGATGGAGGCGGCGCGGGTCGACGGTGCCAGCGAACTGCGCACCTTCGGCCAGATCAGCCTGCCGTTGCTCGGCCCCGGCATCGTCACGGTGCTGCTGTTCACCATGGTCGCGACCTGGAACAACTACTTCCTGCCGCTGATCATGCTGAAGAACCCCGACTGGTATCCGCTCACCCTCGGGCTCAACGCCTGGAACGCGCAGGCAGCCACTGCCGGTGGCCAGGCCATCTTCAACTTGGTGATCACCGGTGCCCTGCTGACCATCCTCCCGCTGGTCGTCGCCTTCCTCCTGCTGCAGCGCTATTGGCAGTCGGGGCTGGCGGCCGGCTCCGTCAAGGAATGA